The Macaca nemestrina isolate mMacNem1 chromosome 1, mMacNem.hap1, whole genome shotgun sequence genome contains the following window.
ttgtgttaTACAGtcctgtgggttttgacaaatgtgtaataTCATGTATCTGCCATTATGCAGAATAATTTCACTGCCTTCAAAAGCTCATGTGCTCTGCATATTCATACCTTCCTCCCTCTCGTCTCACTCccaaccctggcaaccactgatctttttattgtctctgtAGTTTCATCTTTCCCAGAATGTTATACAGTTGGAATCAAAGTATGTAGCttttttcagactggcttctttgtCTTATCAGTGTGCATCAGAATTCTTCCAGGTCTTTTCATGATGAGTTCactttgtttgtttacttttaaaaacttgccAAGTTCACTGGTGAGAGGGGGAGAAAGAGTAGAGCAAGGACTGTGACTGCCTGTGACTGAACAATCAATTGAGATAATTCACTACTTTCAGGGGAGGGAGAGTTCACTTTTGAAGAGGTGATTTGTCTTTAGTCAGCATATCACTCATTGTGTGCAATGTCAAACACTGGTAAAATACGGGCAGGCCAAGATAATggcagttttttgtttatttgttttcatagatagttttttattttaaatccaatttatcacatttttttctcatggctagtgatttttgtttcttgtttaagAAATTTTTGCCATCTCAACATCCTGATAATATTCTACGCTTTCTTTTGGAAGTTGTTTTAGTTCCTCATTTAGCGCTATAATCCATTTCAaagtaatttttgtgtatggtatgaggtAGAAGTCAAGTCTTAACAGCTACCATCTTTTTACCTAAGCAATGTAAAAAAGAGGTGGAAGTTTCACACTCTAGTATTATATTGTATCACTGGATAAATATATCCACTGTTGACTTTGGAGAAAAAGCAAACCAAGAAGCAAACTCATCTACagtttttaaatgtaatcttATGAGGGCTTTCTGAAAGGAGAACTGAATTTAAGGACAGATAATATGCAAAAAGCTTGAGTGCTGCGGCTAAAATCTTCATACTGAATTTACCATACTATTTAATTACCAGAAATAGTTCTTTATTGCAATGGCTCCCAAATTTTGTTGTCCATTTTAGAATCAACTGAGGAGCACTTAAAGATCCCAATCTCCAGCCATACCCAATAAATCACAATGTTTGGTTGTGGAAGCCAGGCATCAGATTTCCGGGTGATTTTCAGCAGGCAACAAAGTTTGGAATCCACAGCCTTACTAGATGCCAAATAATGAGTTTAGTGTTTCCACATGTGTgatcttgtttcttgttttttaatcctaATAACAACCTGCAAGGAAggttttattgtctttttttttttttttttacagatgagatacTCAAGATAAAGTCAATGATTTAAAATCACACAGCTCTTTAGGATTAAAATCCAGGGCTGTTTGACTCTTAAGCCTGTGTTCTTACACAACACATGTGGGAGagtccaaaaataaagaaaatgaagataattctAGTTACCATGGAGACAAAATAAGGCATGAGGTAAAAAGTAACTTGGAAGATACTTGATAATAATATTGTAGAAGGCTTCTCAGAGCAGGTGAGGCTTTGAGCAGAGACCTAACTCATAAAAAGGAGCCAGCCATGGGAAGTTCTAAAGGGAAGAGTTCCAGGCAGAAGTAACATTGAGGTCAGAAGCCCTGAGGTAGGAATGAATTAGTGAGATAATCTGGAAACATTAACATCTTATTAGCAATGAGCTCACCTAGCACCCAGACCTTggcttctaaataccattctccatTAAAAGGAATCAAAGTTCCTTGGAAATGGCTAATTTCAATGCAAAGTATAAGATGAGCCTGAAACATCTTGTTTCAGGAAGCAGACCAAGTGATCAAAGAATCTTGGGGAGGACATGTCCAAAGAATGCAGAAGCCTGCTTGAAggggctcccactggccaaatcaGAGAGAATTtcaacatcaaaataaataataatggatTATAACTCATTTGATAAGAAACCATTAGTTAatgctaatataaataaatgaacagactgggcatagtggctcatgcatgtaatcccaacgctttgggaggctgaggtgggcagatcacttgagcccaggagttcgagaccagcttggccaacatggggaaaccctgtctctactaaaaatacaaaaattagccaggcgtggtggcaggtgccttaatctcagctactcaagaggctgaggcacaagaatcatttgaacctgggaggtggaggttgcagtgagctgagattgtgatactgcactccagctgagtgatggagtgatactctgtctcaagcaaaatgaataaatagacaaataatttGGAGGAGAATGTGATGTTGACAAAGTCTCTAAATACctcactacaaaaatacaaaggaggaaaaaagtaaCTACAGTGGAGAAGCCTGGGAGATACAACCTTAAACAAATCAAAGGTAAAGTCATCAGTGCCAGGACAAACTGAAATCATGTGCCTTCTGGTAGAAGGCAGTGAGAAGACCATAATACCACTTTCATAATATTCTTGCCAAAGATTCATAACCTGACTCAAATCATTAGGAAACATGAGACAAGAGGAATTGTTGGCAGCTATCTTTGTAGATATTCTGCTACAAAAATGCTAAGTTTAAGGAGCTTATGAGACATTGAAGTAGGAAACTGCATATAGGAGTTTGGTGTTCAGGAAGACTTTTGGACCAGTTATGTAAATGTGGGAGTTATTAGCATAAACTAGTATTTAAAACCTTGGAACTTGGTGAGTTTGCCTTGAAATGGAGGGTAGACAAAAAAGAGGAAGGCTCAGAAGTGAGCCTGAGATGCTTCTGCATCTAGAGGTGATACAGAGAAGACAACAGAGAAAACTGAAAAGGGCCCTGTGAAATAGGAAGAGAACTAAAGTGTATGATCTAGTGAAAGGCAAGAGAAAAGCATTTCAAGAAGGCAAGTATCTTGTTGAAAGGTCAAGTAAGAAGTGGTCTTTGGACCAAGTCTCACAGAGACCACCGATGGTTTGATAACAAGGACTCATGTTGCTCAAACTGAGTACCTCAGTCTCCGAGGCATTCAACAGTGAGTCCGTTTTAAAAGTCACTCAGAGTGTCAGTTTTACTCAGTAATAagtaattctaaatatttttgtctattaAAAGAAAGCTTTATTAAACACAACCATGCAAAATTTCCATACATTTTCAAGatcttgtattaaaaaaaaatacatatgcccATGGGACTTTGGGCCACAAGTATCAGCTCAGTTTCTGGAGGAACTGGAGACCCAGGTCACTCTTGGGCAATTAACTGTGTCTATATGGCCAAGccccaataaaaactctggacaaCAAAGCTCCGGTGAGTTTCTCTGGATGGCAGTATTCCATGCATACCATCACGTGTCTCTGCCAGGAGAAGTGCATACTGTTCACAATTCCACTAGGAGAGGACAACTGGAAGCTTTGAATGTGGAACTCTGCACTATATGCCTCTTCCCTTGGCTGTTTggttccccccccccccgccccgtgTTCTTTTGCTGTAATAAACTGTAACCATGAGTATAATGGCTTGcagtgagttctgtgagtccttcTAGTAAATTACCAAACCTGAGGGTAGTCTGAAGTTTGCAAAACCTGAAATTGGTGTCAGGAGTGAGGATGGTTTTGGGGACTCCCAAACTTTGCACTTTGAGACCATCATTTTCCTCTGCCAACATAGGAACCTGGATGAGAAAACTTGAGAAACACTTATCTAGAACCACACCATCATAAATTATtataatcaaaaaatatttattaaccacCTGCTCTGTGACAAGCACTGCGCTGCGTACTAGGAATCTAAAAATGAGCAAAGCACGGTCCAGCTTCTCCCCTCAAGGAGCTCGTAGACATTGTACCACAGGAAAGAGGGAGTGAACAAGATAGTTATATAACTCTGCCCTGGAGCCTACTTCCAGGGAGGAATGGCAAGTTATGTGTACGTGTGAGTATCTAAACGGGCAGGCATCCTTAAGTGAAATCTAAATTTTTACACTGATAACTTCATTTGGGTATCATTCCTATTTAGTTCACCAGAAGGAGTCAAAGAGTTCTAGTTTCCCTGAATACTAGTCATATGGTTACACGATTTACcaaaagaaggaacaaaaatgcagagaaaaattatatgaaaagacAGGTTACGGTTCCAGTAAGTGGTTGTTTGAGGCCCCAGAAAGATACCATATGGAAAATTTAAGATCCACATGGTGGTCGGGTCTAGAATTTGGGTGGAAAGATTGGGGTTGAACACTCAGATTTGGGAATCATAGCATAGTTAATGCGGTGGAAAGGGATGGGCTGAGTTGCAACTTTGTAACGCCCTTTAAAATGTTAGAAGCATCACCGAAAGATAGTACAATATGTTGGGAAACACCAACATTTAAGGGCCATATGGAGCAAAGCAGGCGGAGAAGAGGCTGACAATGAGAAGCCAGAGAGTTTGGATGACCCAAGTGGTGGGCTATGATCCAAGAGTTTTATCAAAGCTGTTCAGAGCTCACTTGAATGAGGTCAAGCAGGAAAGGATTTAGTTCTTGGCTTGGGGAAGTCCACCACCCCTAGAGGTCTTCCATGACAACCTAAGGAATCACACTGAGAGTAATTTTTATTTGGAAGACGAGATGCAGTGGATCAGGAAAAAATCCTACCCTCTCTGGGCAAGGGCTAAAGTGGAGTGACAGCGAAAAGACAAAATTCTTAGCTTTTCTATGCCTTTAGTAAATGCTATCGAATGCGGGAAGTTTGGCTGGGATCCCTGGCTCATGAGCATACTTCGTCTCTTCTCAGAGCTCTTCAGAAATGAGCAAAAGCAGCCCCGCCCCTGCTTGGCAACGTGCCGGGCCcgcctccagcctcagccccttcGCTAGGAAACAGGAGCGAGGCGCAGCCGCCAGGGGGCGCAGAGAGCAGGCTTATTTGTAAGACTTGGGGCGGGGCCACGCGCTGGGCGGGCCCTGGCTTGACTTCCGGTTTCCGGCTTCCGGCGGAGTGCTGGGTCGTCGCTGGCAGCCGTCATGGCAGCGGAGGAGAAGGACCCTCTGAGTTATTTCGCGGCATACGGGAGCAGCAGCTCAGACTCCTCGGACGAGGAGGATAACATCGAGCCGGAGGAGACGAGTCGCAGAACCCCGGATCTGGCGAAGTCGGCGGGCGGCTGTAGGAACAAGGCGGAGAAGCGGCTCCCGGGACCCGACGAGCTGTTTAGGAGCGTGACTCGCCCGGCCTTTCTCTACAATCCGCTCAACAAGCAGATAGACTGGGAGAGGCACGTCGTCAAGGCGCCTGAGGAGGTGAGGTCCCCGACCCCGTTTCCCGGTCTCGGCCCCGGCCTGCGCCCCCTTCCTCCTGAGCCCTCTGCTGGGGACCTGCTGTCCGTTCCCCCACACGCAGTCACCCCCGCGGGATGCCGCACCACCCCCTTCCACCTCAAGCCCTGGGAAACCtggccccctcccccagcctggtgGGTGTCAGACCGGACCCGCAGCCCCGCCCCCTTGTGAGGAGACCCAAACCTCCGCGCTCGGTGCCCCGACCCCGCGCGGCGAGGACTAACGGTGGTGACTCCCCCGCCCCCCCGCTGCAGCTTCTCCCTGAGACCCCTTCCCTTTGACGCCGAAGTGCCTGCGGTGCTGCCTCCAAGACAGTgtctgctgcagcctcctgaagGGGTCAGCCTTGGCGTAGTATCTCTGAGACTGGATTCTTCTTTGGTAACTAAAAGTTATTAGCTTTATTCATATAGGGAACCCTTTGGCTTTTCACTTAACAGTATTGTGATTTTGATGGAAAAATGTGTCTTTcaaccttaaagaaaaaaaaaagcctgaacgATAAGCGAACGGCAGGGAGTTGCATGTGCCCACGTCCATCATAGGAACCTCGGTTCGTCACAGTGCTTCTTAATGTGCTTGCTTAACAGCCTccaaaggaattcaaaatatggAAGTCAAATTATGTACCACCTCCTGAGACCTACACCACTGAGAAGAAGCCTCCTCCTCCAGAGCTTGACATGGCAATAAAATGGTCTAACATATATGAGGACAATGGTGATGATGCCCCACAGAATGCTAAGAAAGCTAGGCTTCTACCGGAAGGGGAGGAGACGTTGGAATCAGGTAAGGAAAGTCAGAATCCCGTGGTAATCTATTTTGATCCCCGTGATGggctttaaaaaatgagatatttaatgaatgaaaattaaatctAGCAAATTAGCAAACTAATTTGATGGTCTTTGGAtacttcttgctctttttttgagaaagatcATATATATTTGGCTTTAACATGAAGTCTCTGATAGCTAATAGTTGCTGTGTTATTAATGAAAGATCATAATGTTCAGGCtttaaagtgaaatatctggTATCTCATCCAGTAGTCTGTGTTTTATGAGGCCTTATTATTAGAACACAAATCAATTCATGGTTTCTTGTGACTGGCTGCAAAGTGCCGAAggcttaattttctttctttttttttttttttttttttgcgtcagcgtttcgctcttgttgcccaggctggagtgcagtgtcgcgatctcggctcactgcactctccacctcccaagttcaagtgattcttctgcctcagcctccaagcagctaggattacaggcgcctgccaccattcctggctttttttttttttttttttttttctgggtgggggggttagagatggggttttaccatgttggtcaggctggtcttgaattcctgacttcatgtgatccatctgcctcggcctcctaaagtgttgggattacaggcgtgagccaccgcacccggccgaaagcTTCATTTTCTATTAAAGCAGTTGTGCTTCAGAGCTAAAATTATTATGACAAAATGAATTTAACTGAGCATTACTACATAGTAATAGGAAGATAATGACTTAGTTGTTTTACTTTAGTTCGTAACAGCATAATTTTATCTCTTACTTGGACTATCACAGTAATCTTTGCCTACACACTCTTATCCAATCTGTTCCATCCTTCACACTGCAGCTAGTGTTGAGTTTCTAAAAGTCATATCTGATTATATAACTTGCCTCCTTAAAACCCTTCAATGGGATAGAGTCAAGGCCTTCTATTGATAGGCCCTTTCTCCCTGTCCACAGTCATTTTTAATGGCCCCTTTCTAGCGCTGGAAGATCTTGAAATCCAGAACTGAATTTTATGGTTCCCTGCCTTTCAGTATATATTGCACCTTATTCTGGAGTGTTCTTTCTTATCTCTGGCTAGTAAACTCATTCATCTTTCAAAATCCAActcaaaagaagaaatctcaGGTATCACCTCTAATAATTATTTGCTCCTCTGTACCTTGTTTATGCTAATGCTGTTGATTGCCCTCATCACTTGTATGtggttttttaaaagtctgtctgCTTTATGATGAGTTCCTCAAACAGCAGGATTTGAAGTGTTTATGTTTGTATCAAGTACATTGTAAGTATTCAGTAGATAATTGTTGAATCGAACTAATGTTTTGGaccattatttttaagaaagagtaTGCCATTTTTGTTAAACAGATTTCTGATCTTCTAACAATACAGGGGCTACTTAGCCCCTTTTTACAGTCATGCAGGGAGTGATGTTTTAAGAGAAAGGAGAACTGACTAGCGGGagttctttctttaattttgattCTACCTAACTTTTCCATTACTCTTGCTGACTTTCAATATGTATTAGAAGTCAACAATGAAGGAGCCTCTTCAGTAAGTGGCATCTTTTTGCAGACCTAAAATGATGTGAACATTTATAATACCTCACATTgtacaatctttttctttttcttttttttttttttttttttgagaggagtctcgcttggtcgcccaggctggagtgcagtggcactccatcttggctcactgcaagctccgccttctgggttcacaccgttctcccacctcagcctcccaagttgctaggactataggcgcccaccaccacgcctggctaatttttttgtatgtttagtggagacggggtttcaccatgttagccagggtggtctccatctcctgacctcatgatctgtccgccttggcctatcaaagtgctgggattacagatgtgagccaccgtgcccagccaatcttTTTCATaattagtaaaaatatatttgcttaaGTAATCTGTAATTATTACAACACCTTGTGAAATAAGAGAAATGTGGAAATGATAGCTTACatcacttgtccaaggtcacaaaactagaaaatgcCAAGTTCTAAAATACACACTTTCTCACAGTTTTCTTATTACTCCCAGCAACCTGATACAGAAGTGCTACATGActcattattactattttacagatgatagaACAATCTCAAATTAGAGAATTTTCCCAAATTCATTCACACAGCTAAAAAAGAGGCAGAGTAGTAGGCATTCAAATCCAGacctttaaatataaattatgccTTATTAAACTGGTATTTGGTCTCCTGATGAATAGCTATTTCTCAACAGTGTTTGAGATACAGATATTCTTCTGTAGGGAGAATGGCAGTAAAGATACTAGGGTTGATACTCAAACTAGATTTCCATAGGCTGGTGCTCTCACATTTTTGTCATTATGTGGAAAAAACCAGGATTATACACCAGGGCAAGCAAGCAAGAATTATCTTTCTTCCAGCTTAGCTTTTAAGTTAGAAGGAGTTCCAAATATATGATAAGTAACACTGCTATTTACATagataatttctgtctttttgatcACATGATGGTCCTTTGTCAGAAAACAAATACAGGCAACATCAAATGACAAAAAGACCCACTTTTAGAAGTGATTTTTGCCATTTCAGATTCCTATATCATAAACCCACTGTAAAATCAATTTATGTCATaattttttagcctttttttttcattcataaaatatGTATCAGAAACTCTACACTCTAATCCAAATTTTAGATTATCaagttacttttttattttgcttcccCATTCTGCCCTTTGGCCTTTTATTGCTGGTTAACATCTGTCTTCCAGTTACGTTAGAGGAAGAGCTGGGAAAGGTTCAGAACTCATCACTGAGTCTTGCTGCTTATCAGCACTTCTGGTTTTAGTGGTTGTAAAACGTAA
Protein-coding sequences here:
- the C1H1orf52 gene encoding UPF0690 protein C1orf52 homolog isoform X2 — protein: MAAEEKDPLSYFAAYGSSSSDSSDEEDNIEPEETSRRTPDLAKSAGGCRNKAEKRLPGPDELFRSVTRPAFLYNPLNKQIDWERHVVKAPEEPPKEFKIWKSNYVPPPETYTTEKKPPPPELDMAIKWSNIYEDNGDDAPQNAKKARLLPEGEETLESVLCEAYE
- the C1H1orf52 gene encoding UPF0690 protein C1orf52 homolog isoform X1, whose product is MAAEEKDPLSYFAAYGSSSSDSSDEEDNIEPEETSRRTPDLAKSAGGCRNKAEKRLPGPDELFRSVTRPAFLYNPLNKQIDWERHVVKAPEEPPKEFKIWKSNYVPPPETYTTEKKPPPPELDMAIKWSNIYEDNGDDAPQNAKKARLLPEGEETLESDDEKDEHTSKKRKVEPGEPAKKKK